In Rutidosis leptorrhynchoides isolate AG116_Rl617_1_P2 chromosome 2, CSIRO_AGI_Rlap_v1, whole genome shotgun sequence, one genomic interval encodes:
- the LOC139893019 gene encoding pentatricopeptide repeat-containing protein At2g40240, mitochondrial produces the protein MMFALRKTLKPPSVFTTIHRLISTVKLPEPESSAAYDDLITNAGRNRDFAAVRDLLNQRYTNGFFPTNNTFKFISTDLSVLNDVLQTLADLNGKNIRIKSYESLISCLCKNHLIEEALRVAEVAAAGGASAAEAVANASTFHPILSLLTRKKVFDRAWSVIEIMKSKKIARDVTCYNYFLTAYSVAGDLRSNVDVLKKMAEEGIKADARTYDALVLGACKGGKMDGAMAIMRKMEDDGVEAMYATYAHIIVKLVNLDYCAQAVKFVMSYAGRDSKLDLHNFGLLAARLLDAKKVDETKCVLQEMVKRKLNLSDKLSNFYNQNVKVDSQTDILD, from the coding sequence ATGATGTTCGCATTACGCAAAACCCTTAAACCACCATCAGTATTCACCACAATCCACCGATTAATCTCCACCGTTAAACTCCCTGAACCGGAAAGCTCCGCCGCCTATGACGATCTAATAACTAACGCCGGCCGTAACCGTGATTTCGCCGCCGTACGTGATCTCCTCAATCAACGTTACACCAACGGTTTCTTCCCCACTAACAACACATTTAAATTCATTTCAACTGATCTCTCAGTTCTAAACGACGTTTTACAAACCCTAGCAGATCTTAACGGAAAAAACATTCGCATCAAATCGTACGAATCGCTAATTTCGTGCTTGTGCAAGAATCACCTAATCGAAGAGGCTTTAAGAGTGGCCGAAGTCGCTGCCGCCGGAGGAGCATCCGCCGCCGAGGCGGTAGCCAACGCCTCCACGTTTCATCCAATTTTGAGCTTGCTCACGCGCAAGAAAGTTTTCGACCGCGCGTGGAGCGTGATTGAGATAATGAAATCTAAAAAAATCGCGCGTGATGTGACTTGCTATAACTATTTCCTAACTGCTTATTCTGTTGCCGGAGATTTGAGATCTAACGTCGACGTTTTGAAGAAAATGGCGGAGGAAGGGATAAAAGCGGATGCGCGTACCTACGACGCGCTGGTGCTTGGAGCGTGTAAAGGTGGGAAGATGGATGGTGCGATGGCGATTATGCGAAAGATGGAGGATGATGGAGTTGAGGCAATGTATGCAACGTATGCGCACATTATAGTGAAGCTGGTGAACCTGGACTATTGTGCGCAGGCGGTGAAGTTTGTGATGAGTTATGCAGGTAGAGACAGTAAATTGGACTTGCATAATTTTGGGTTGTTGGCTGCTCGGTTATTAGATGCGAAGAAAGTGGATGAAACAAAATGTGTATTACAGGAAATGGTTAAAAGGAAATTGAATTTGAGTGATAAATTGAGTAATTTTTATAACCAAAATGTAAAAGTTGATAGTCAAACTGACATTTTGGACTGA
- the LOC139889644 gene encoding glucan endo-1,3-beta-glucosidase-like has product MGPRKHCPIRISINFRCISVGNGIEGVNLKVYAIGAIENLHKALQSSGYKIPVTTTVGNYLLRDSDPPSIGDFSAEVKPPMKQMLNFLTSNGYPLLVMMYPYFKYVRDPSKIPLSYALTNSTEVIVRDGNLEYKNLFDAMTDAMYSALEKVSEEGSESVEVVICETGWPTAGDWGFESIELAQTYNQNLVKHVLSKDSQLGKLYKNALNFNQIPIVAGHDLDINY; this is encoded by the exons ATGGGTCCAAGGAAACATTGTCCCATTCGCATCAGCATCAACTTTCGTTGCATATCCGTTGGTAATGGAATCGAAGGCGTTAATCTAAAAGTTTACGCGATTGGAGCTATCGAAAATCTTCATAAAGCATTACAATCATCAGGTTATAAAATTCCTGTGACAACGACTGTTGGGAATTACTTGTTAAGAGATTCAGACCCTCCATCAATTGGGGATTTTTCAGCAGAAGTTAAACCACCTATGAAACAAATGTTGAATTTTTTAACTAGCAATGGTTACCCTCTTTTAGTCATGATGTACCCTTATTTCAAATACGTTCGGGACCCTAGTAAAATCCCTTTATCGTACGCCTTAACAAATTCTACTGAAGTTATTGTACGTGATGGAAACTTAGAGTACAAGAACTTGTTTGATGCTATGACTGATGCGATGTATTCAGCGTTGGAAAAGGTGAGTGAAGAAGGATCCGAATCTGTGGAGGTTGTGATTTGTGAGACTGGTTGGCCGACAGCAGGGGATTGGGGTTTTGAGTCTATCGAATTGGCTCAAACGTATAATCAAAATCTTGTGAAGCATGTTTTGAGTAAAG ATAGTCAATTGGGAAAATTATataaaaatgcattgaactttaaccaaattcctatt GTAGCAGGTCACGATCTAGATATAAATTACTGA
- the LOC139889645 gene encoding uncharacterized protein, which yields MKLAHICFADDLLVMCHGDSNSIKVIKKVLVDFGKITGLLPNISKSTVFFGSVPLATQHLMTQILPFEVGRLTIKYLGVPLLSKKFIKECKSLIDKVKNKDPYPKGHPLGKWVNIIKLNGGSFWDVEAKYNDSWGWRYLLNIREKIKMHIDLQIINGSECYSWIDNDGKKVQFSIQEVWKVYRRDRGKVPWYHVIWFGQCDPKQAFILWLAVLSRLNTHDRLQKWMHNQNFNCVLCGQGPDSVMRLFFKCEFSLKVWRHMKSHLFFKGLPDSLAKNCAHAISISLFKKHLVHH from the exons ATGAAGCTGGCTCATATTTGTTTTGCTGATGACCTACTTGTTATGTGTCATGGGGATAGCAACTCTATTAAAGTGATTAAAAAGGTGTTGGTTGATTTTGGTAAGATAACAGGTTTATTACCCAATATCAGCAAAAGTACTGTGTTTTTTGGTAGTGTTCCATTGGCTACTCAGCACCTTATGACTCAAATTTTACCTTTTGAAGTTGGAAGGTTAACTATAAAATATTTAGGTGTCCCTTTATTGAGTAAAAAGTTTATTAAGGAGTGTAAGAGTTTGATTGACAAGGTGAAGAATaag GATCCTTACCCAAAAGGACACCCTTTGGGTAAATGGGTCAACATTATAAAGCTTAATGGTGGCAGTTTTTGGGATGTGGAAGCTAAGTATAATGATAGTTGGGGTTGGAGGTACTTGTTAAATATTAGAGAAAAAATCAAAATGCATATTGATTTGCAAATTATCAATGGCAGTGAGTGTTATTCATGGATTGATAATGATGGTAAAAAGGTTCAATTTTCTATTCAAGAGGTGTGGAAAGTGTATAGAAGGGATAGAGGTAAAGTTCCATGGTATCATGTCATTTGGTTTGGTCAATGTGATCCTAAACAAGCCTTCATTTTGTGGCTAGCTGTCCTTAGTAGATTGAACACTCATGACAGATTACAGAAATGGATGCATAATCAAAACTTCAACTGTGTTTTATGTGGTCAAGGTCCAGACTCTGTTATGCGTCTGTTTTTCAAGTGTGAGTTTAGCTTAAAGGTTTGGAGGCATATGAAGAGTCATTTGTTTTTTAAAGGTTTGCCTGATAGCCTTGCAAAAAATTGTGCACATGCTATCTCAATATCCTTATTCAAGAAACATTTGGTGCATCATTAA